In a single window of the Micromonospora sp. WMMD1155 genome:
- the ctaD gene encoding cytochrome c oxidase subunit I codes for MTTVAPKPVVTRPWPVREPVKGSAIARLLRTTDAKQIGIMYMITAFVFFMIGGLMALIMRAELARPGLQFLSPEQYNQLFTMHGTIMLLFFATPIVFAFANYIVPIQIGAPDVSFPRLNSFAYWLYLFGGTMATAGFITPGGAADFGWFAYAPLSSVEHSPGVGANMWIMGLAISGLGTILGAVNMITTVLTLRAPGMTMFRMPIFTWNILVTSLLVILVFPLLAAALFALAADRILGAHVYDPATGGPMLWQHLFWFFGHPEVYIVALPFFGIISEVIPVFSRKPIFGYKGLVAATVAIAALSMSVWAHHMFATGQVLLPFFSFLSYLIAVPTGMKFFNWIGTMWRGQISFETPMLWAVGFLVTFLFGGLTGVLLASPPIDFHVSDSYFVVAHFHYVLFGTIVFAVFAGIYFWFPKMFGRMLDERLGKVHFWLTMIGFHTTFLVQHWLGNEGMPRRYADYLPGDGFTTLNMISTIGAFITGISTLPFIYNCWKSYKTGPVVEVNDPWGHGNSLEWATTSPPPLRNFDRMPRIRSERPAFDAKFPELAAGGQSLAGPPEGGAKPLTSESDGGASYREDTASDIDRH; via the coding sequence GTGACCACCGTCGCACCCAAGCCGGTCGTGACCCGGCCCTGGCCGGTCCGGGAGCCGGTCAAGGGGTCGGCCATCGCGCGGCTGCTGCGAACCACGGACGCGAAGCAGATCGGGATCATGTACATGATCACCGCGTTCGTGTTCTTCATGATCGGTGGCCTGATGGCCCTGATCATGCGGGCTGAGCTGGCCCGACCCGGGCTGCAGTTCCTGTCGCCGGAGCAGTACAACCAGCTCTTCACGATGCACGGCACGATCATGTTGCTGTTCTTCGCGACGCCGATCGTGTTCGCCTTCGCGAACTACATCGTGCCGATCCAGATCGGCGCGCCCGACGTCTCCTTCCCCCGGCTGAACAGCTTCGCCTACTGGCTGTACCTGTTCGGCGGCACGATGGCGACCGCCGGATTCATCACCCCGGGTGGCGCCGCCGACTTCGGCTGGTTCGCGTACGCGCCGCTGAGCAGCGTCGAGCACTCGCCCGGTGTCGGCGCCAACATGTGGATCATGGGTCTGGCCATCTCCGGTCTGGGCACCATCCTCGGCGCGGTGAACATGATCACCACGGTGCTGACCCTGCGCGCGCCCGGCATGACCATGTTCCGGATGCCGATCTTCACGTGGAACATCCTGGTCACGAGCCTCCTGGTGATCCTGGTCTTCCCGCTGCTGGCCGCCGCGCTGTTCGCGCTCGCCGCGGATCGCATCCTGGGCGCCCACGTGTACGACCCCGCGACCGGCGGGCCGATGCTCTGGCAGCACCTGTTCTGGTTCTTCGGGCACCCCGAGGTCTACATCGTCGCGCTGCCGTTCTTCGGCATCATCAGCGAGGTCATCCCGGTCTTCTCCCGCAAGCCGATCTTCGGTTACAAGGGTCTGGTCGCCGCGACCGTCGCGATCGCCGCGCTCTCGATGAGCGTCTGGGCGCACCACATGTTCGCCACCGGTCAGGTGCTGCTGCCGTTCTTCAGCTTCCTGAGCTACCTGATCGCCGTGCCGACCGGTATGAAGTTCTTCAACTGGATCGGCACCATGTGGCGGGGCCAGATCAGCTTCGAGACGCCCATGCTCTGGGCGGTCGGCTTCCTGGTCACCTTCCTCTTCGGTGGTCTGACCGGTGTGCTGCTGGCCAGCCCGCCGATCGATTTCCACGTGTCGGACTCGTACTTCGTGGTGGCGCACTTCCACTACGTGCTCTTCGGCACCATCGTGTTCGCGGTGTTCGCGGGCATCTACTTCTGGTTCCCGAAGATGTTCGGCCGAATGCTCGACGAGCGTCTGGGCAAGGTGCACTTCTGGCTCACCATGATCGGCTTCCACACCACGTTCCTGGTGCAGCACTGGCTCGGCAACGAGGGCATGCCCCGTCGGTACGCCGACTACCTGCCCGGTGACGGCTTCACCACGCTGAACATGATCTCCACGATCGGCGCGTTCATCACCGGTATCTCCACGCTGCCGTTCATCTACAACTGCTGGAAGTCGTACAAGACCGGCCCGGTGGTCGAGGTGAACGACCCCTGGGGTCACGGCAACTCGCTGGAGTGGGCGACCACCAGCCCGCCGCCGCTGCGCAACTTCGACCGGATGCCCCGCATCCGCTCCGAGCGGCCGGCGTTCGACGCGAAGTTCCCGGAGCTGGCCGCCGGCGGCCAGAGCCTGGCCGGCCCGCCGGAGGGTGGCGCCAAGCCGCTCACCAGCGAGTCCGACGGTGGCGCCAGCTACCGCGAGGACACCGCCAGCGACATCGACCGGCACTGA
- a CDS encoding N-acetylmuramoyl-L-alanine amidase produces MATIPWLVDVLRGAGVQVVVEGDWLNRMRPGSFDPIGVLWHHTASTSSASNPHPALGICINGRSDLPGPLCQALVDYHGVFHVISAGRCNHAGVSGGSGPIPAGDGNTLMIGWEIDYNGVNQEMTAAQYNASIAATAAVLTRLGRDSSYARGHRETSTTGKIDPSFIDLNVMRADVAAKMAGSGTAWSSTVDNTTAGRFTASANWGVSTYSSQRYGADYRYADPVAASDPAWYRFNVPAAGNYRVEAWWPTNSGYNSATPYIVATSTGNRTVYVDQRATGGQWRTLGTFALPAGDANRVAVSRWSNAAGLVIADAVRLTRV; encoded by the coding sequence ATGGCGACGATCCCGTGGCTCGTGGACGTGCTGCGAGGCGCCGGGGTCCAGGTCGTCGTCGAGGGCGACTGGCTCAACCGGATGCGACCCGGCTCCTTCGACCCGATCGGTGTGCTCTGGCACCACACCGCCTCCACCAGCAGCGCGAGCAACCCGCACCCGGCGCTCGGCATCTGTATCAACGGCCGGTCCGACCTGCCCGGGCCGCTGTGCCAGGCGCTGGTCGACTACCACGGCGTCTTCCACGTCATCTCCGCCGGCCGCTGCAACCACGCCGGGGTCAGCGGCGGCAGCGGGCCGATCCCGGCCGGGGACGGCAACACCCTGATGATCGGGTGGGAGATCGACTACAACGGCGTCAACCAGGAGATGACCGCCGCGCAGTACAACGCGTCGATCGCCGCCACCGCCGCCGTGCTCACCCGCCTCGGCCGGGACAGCAGCTACGCCCGGGGGCACCGGGAGACCAGCACCACCGGCAAGATCGACCCGTCCTTCATCGACCTCAACGTGATGAGGGCCGACGTCGCGGCGAAGATGGCCGGCAGCGGCACGGCATGGTCCTCCACCGTGGACAACACCACCGCCGGCCGGTTCACCGCGAGCGCCAACTGGGGTGTCTCGACGTACTCCAGCCAGCGGTACGGCGCCGACTACCGCTACGCCGACCCGGTCGCCGCCAGCGACCCCGCCTGGTACCGGTTCAACGTGCCGGCGGCCGGCAACTACCGGGTCGAGGCGTGGTGGCCGACGAACAGCGGCTACAACAGCGCCACCCCCTACATCGTCGCCACCAGCACCGGCAACCGCACCGTCTACGTCGACCAGCGGGCGACCGGAGGGCAGTGGCGGACCCTCGGCACGTTCGCGCTGCCGGCCGGTGACGCCAACCGGGTGGCGGTGAGCCGGTGGAGCAACGCCGCCGGCCTGGTCATCGCCGACGCGGTACGCCTCACCCGCGTCTGA
- a CDS encoding isochorismatase family protein, with the protein MANALIIVDVQNDFCEGGSLAVAGGAGVAAGISRLLAGEPDRWTHVVATKDYHVDPGAHFGDPPDFVESWPRHCVVGTSGSEFHPELDTGRIEAIFHKGEHAAAYSGFEGHADGGECLADWLRRHDVDRVDVVGIATDHCVRATALDAAREGFATTVLLELTAAVAPATTDVALRAMEGAGVTLHGDPVITAA; encoded by the coding sequence ATGGCCAACGCGCTGATCATCGTGGACGTGCAGAACGACTTCTGCGAGGGCGGCTCGTTGGCCGTCGCGGGCGGCGCGGGGGTGGCCGCGGGCATCTCCCGGCTGCTCGCCGGAGAGCCGGACCGGTGGACACACGTCGTCGCCACGAAGGACTACCACGTCGACCCGGGCGCTCACTTCGGCGATCCGCCGGACTTCGTGGAGTCCTGGCCCCGGCACTGCGTGGTCGGGACCAGCGGCTCGGAGTTCCACCCCGAACTCGACACCGGTCGGATCGAGGCGATCTTCCACAAGGGCGAGCACGCGGCGGCGTACTCCGGGTTCGAGGGGCACGCCGACGGCGGCGAGTGCCTGGCCGACTGGCTGCGCCGGCACGACGTGGACCGGGTCGACGTGGTCGGCATCGCCACCGACCACTGCGTACGGGCGACCGCGCTGGACGCCGCCCGGGAGGGTTTCGCCACCACCGTGCTGCTCGAACTGACCGCAGCCGTCGCCCCGGCGACCACCGACGTGGCGCTGCGTGCGATGGAGGGCGCCGGGGTGACTCTGCACGGGGATCCTGTGATCACTGCCGCATGA
- a CDS encoding MFS transporter: MSPEVRTHVNMKPYRQALALPGLRSLLVVAVLARIPLTATGVTLTFHVVFDLGRGYGAAGLVGTAVTVGAAIGGPILGRLVDRRGLRPVLVLTGIAEAIFWSTAPTLPYPLLLPLAFVAGSLALPIFSVVRQSIAALVPEDQRRPAYALDSMSVELSFMIGPALAVALVTAISAQTTMYLVGGGIVAAGIALWVVNPPIREGTEEPSGPPQRVSRREWLTPRLLAVLALSAAATLVLGGTDVAVVAVLRASGEVGWTGAVLAIWAVASLVGGFAYGAVHRSFSPLALTAALALCTIPVGLGGAHWWLLSLALIPAGALCAPTIAAGSDAVSRLVPAQVRGEAMGLHGSAVTVGIAIGAPLAGAVIDASSPVWGFVVTGALGALVTLVVLPIELRRRRAAATTPPPVEADLTPAVR; encoded by the coding sequence ATGTCGCCGGAGGTACGGACCCACGTGAACATGAAGCCTTACCGGCAGGCACTCGCGCTGCCCGGCCTGCGGTCGCTGCTGGTGGTGGCCGTCCTCGCCCGCATCCCGCTCACCGCGACCGGTGTGACGCTGACCTTCCACGTGGTGTTCGACCTCGGCCGAGGTTACGGAGCCGCCGGCCTGGTGGGCACGGCCGTCACGGTGGGCGCGGCGATCGGCGGGCCGATCCTCGGCCGACTGGTGGACCGGCGGGGCCTACGCCCGGTGCTGGTGCTCACCGGCATCGCCGAGGCGATCTTCTGGTCCACCGCGCCGACACTGCCGTACCCCCTGCTGTTGCCGCTCGCCTTCGTGGCCGGCTCGCTGGCGCTGCCGATCTTCTCCGTGGTCCGGCAGTCGATCGCCGCGCTGGTCCCGGAGGACCAGCGTCGCCCGGCGTACGCGTTGGACTCCATGTCGGTGGAGCTGTCGTTCATGATCGGCCCGGCGCTGGCCGTGGCCCTGGTCACCGCGATCTCCGCGCAGACCACCATGTACCTGGTCGGCGGCGGCATCGTCGCCGCCGGGATCGCCCTGTGGGTGGTCAACCCGCCGATCCGCGAGGGCACCGAGGAGCCGAGCGGCCCGCCACAGCGGGTGTCCCGGCGGGAGTGGCTGACTCCGCGACTGCTAGCCGTACTGGCGCTCAGCGCGGCGGCGACCCTGGTGCTCGGCGGCACCGACGTCGCGGTGGTCGCGGTGCTGCGGGCCAGCGGAGAGGTCGGTTGGACCGGCGCGGTGTTGGCCATCTGGGCGGTCGCCTCGCTGGTCGGTGGGTTCGCCTACGGGGCTGTGCACCGCTCGTTCTCGCCGCTGGCGTTGACCGCCGCACTCGCCCTGTGCACCATCCCGGTCGGGCTGGGCGGCGCGCACTGGTGGCTCCTGTCCCTGGCGCTGATCCCGGCCGGCGCGCTCTGCGCGCCGACGATCGCGGCCGGTTCCGACGCGGTGAGTCGCCTGGTCCCGGCCCAGGTACGCGGCGAGGCGATGGGGTTGCACGGCTCGGCGGTCACCGTCGGCATCGCGATCGGCGCGCCGCTCGCCGGTGCGGTGATCGACGCCAGCTCGCCGGTCTGGGGTTTCGTGGTCACCGGAGCGCTCGGCGCGCTGGTCACGCTGGTCGTGCTCCCGATCGAGCTGCGCCGCCGCCGCGCCGCCGCAACCACCCCACCACCGGTCGAGGCGGACCTCACCCCCGCCGTTCGCTGA
- a CDS encoding FAD-dependent monooxygenase — protein sequence MGGSPLRILVVGAGIAGLAVARALRLAGFRPDVTDKLPPGESTETGLYLPGNAARALHRLDLHDPVRPLGQVIRRQHFFDAAGAHLCEVDLDTLWAGVGECRALPRADLHRVLLSGAGGAVRHGAEVRTLELLPGAVGVTFTDGTTTEYDLVIGADGPRSSVRALAALGGPPRPVGQVVYRAVLRDGPPVAEWTALLGRRSGFLMVPIGAGRLHLYADEAGTEEPAKPLARLRELFADYRGPVPEVLATLDEVHVGITDEVELGRWHRGRVLLVGDAAHATAPTLSQGAAMALEDAVVLAESLRAANSVEAALVAYESRRRPRTRWVRDRTRDRNRTRDVPPALRDPLLRGRGGRIFGEHYRLLLGPL from the coding sequence ATGGGTGGCTCCCCCCTGCGCATCCTCGTCGTCGGCGCGGGCATCGCTGGCCTCGCCGTGGCCCGGGCGCTGCGCCTGGCGGGCTTCCGGCCGGACGTCACCGACAAGCTGCCGCCGGGGGAGTCCACCGAGACCGGCCTCTACCTGCCCGGTAACGCCGCCCGCGCGCTGCACCGGCTCGACCTGCACGACCCGGTCCGCCCGCTCGGGCAGGTGATCCGCCGGCAGCACTTCTTCGACGCCGCCGGCGCGCACCTCTGCGAGGTCGACCTCGACACCCTCTGGGCCGGCGTCGGCGAGTGCCGGGCGCTGCCCCGGGCCGACCTGCACCGGGTGCTGCTCAGTGGGGCCGGCGGTGCCGTCCGGCACGGCGCCGAGGTCCGCACCCTGGAACTGCTGCCGGGGGCGGTCGGCGTCACCTTCACCGACGGCACCACCACCGAGTACGACCTGGTCATCGGTGCCGACGGGCCACGCTCCTCGGTGCGGGCGCTGGCCGCGCTCGGCGGGCCGCCCCGCCCGGTCGGGCAGGTGGTCTACCGCGCCGTACTGCGCGACGGCCCGCCGGTCGCGGAGTGGACCGCCCTGCTCGGCCGGCGCTCCGGCTTCCTGATGGTGCCCATCGGTGCCGGACGACTGCACCTCTACGCCGACGAGGCCGGCACCGAGGAGCCCGCCAAGCCCCTCGCGCGGCTACGGGAACTCTTCGCCGACTACCGGGGCCCGGTGCCCGAGGTGCTGGCCACCCTCGACGAGGTGCACGTCGGCATCACCGACGAGGTGGAGCTGGGCCGCTGGCACCGGGGACGGGTGCTGCTGGTCGGCGACGCCGCGCACGCCACCGCGCCGACGCTCTCCCAGGGTGCGGCCATGGCGCTGGAGGACGCCGTGGTGCTGGCCGAGTCGCTACGGGCCGCCAACAGCGTGGAGGCGGCGCTCGTGGCGTACGAGAGTCGCCGCCGCCCGCGTACCCGATGGGTGCGGGACCGGACCCGGGACCGCAACCGGACCAGGGACGTGCCGCCGGCGCTGCGTGACCCCCTGCTGCGCGGACGCGGCGGCCGAATCTTCGGGGAGCACTACCGGTTGCTGCTCGGCCCGCTGTAG
- a CDS encoding cellulose binding domain-containing protein — translation MKRQLRALAAAGLLLTSSLVAVALGGTASADTLICEQYGSTTIQGRYVVQNNRWGTTAQQCINVTNNGFEITTLNGSSPTNGAPTAYPSVFLGCHYTNCSPGTNLPIQVSQISSATSSISYRYVSGATYNASYDIWLDPSPKRDGVNQMEIMIWLNRQGPIQPIGSVVGTTNLAGRTWEVWRGSNGSNNVISYVASSAISSLNFSVLDFINDTRNRGAITNSWYLTSIQAGFEPWQGGVGLAVTSFSANVNGGGNPPPTTPPPGGGASCAVKYTANSWNNGFTADVLVTNTGSSAINGWTLNYSLPSGQTVTNAWNATVSQSGSAVTARNVGHNGSIPPGGTASFGYQGTLNGSYSSPTSFSLNGATCSRN, via the coding sequence ATGAAACGTCAACTTCGGGCCCTGGCCGCCGCCGGGCTCCTCCTCACCAGCTCACTGGTGGCCGTGGCCCTCGGCGGGACCGCCTCCGCCGACACCCTGATCTGCGAGCAGTACGGCTCGACCACCATCCAGGGCCGCTACGTGGTGCAGAACAACCGCTGGGGCACCACCGCCCAGCAGTGCATCAACGTCACCAACAACGGCTTCGAGATCACCACGCTGAACGGCAGCAGCCCGACCAACGGCGCGCCCACGGCGTACCCCTCGGTGTTCCTCGGTTGTCACTACACCAACTGCTCCCCCGGCACGAACCTGCCCATCCAGGTGTCCCAGATCAGCAGTGCGACCAGCAGCATCTCCTACCGCTACGTCAGCGGCGCCACCTACAACGCGTCGTACGACATCTGGCTGGACCCGTCTCCCAAGCGGGACGGGGTGAACCAGATGGAGATCATGATCTGGCTCAACCGGCAGGGCCCGATCCAGCCCATCGGCTCGGTGGTCGGCACCACCAACCTGGCCGGCCGCACCTGGGAGGTCTGGCGGGGCAGCAACGGCTCCAACAACGTCATCTCCTACGTCGCGTCGTCCGCGATCTCCAGCCTGAACTTCAGCGTGCTGGACTTCATCAACGACACCCGCAACCGGGGCGCTATCACCAACTCCTGGTACCTGACCAGCATCCAGGCCGGCTTCGAGCCGTGGCAGGGTGGCGTCGGCCTCGCGGTCACGTCGTTCTCGGCGAACGTCAACGGCGGCGGCAACCCGCCGCCGACCACCCCGCCGCCGGGCGGCGGCGCGAGCTGCGCGGTGAAGTACACGGCCAACTCCTGGAACAACGGCTTCACCGCCGACGTGCTCGTCACCAACACCGGGTCCAGCGCGATCAACGGCTGGACGCTCAACTACAGCCTGCCCAGCGGGCAGACGGTCACCAACGCGTGGAACGCCACGGTGAGCCAGAGCGGCTCCGCGGTGACCGCCCGCAACGTCGGCCACAACGGGTCCATCCCACCCGGGGGCACTGCCAGCTTCGGCTACCAGGGAACCCTGAACGGGTCGTACTCGTCACCGACGAGCTTCTCGCTCAACGGGGCGACCTGCTCGCGTAACTGA
- a CDS encoding nicotinate phosphoribosyltransferase, translating to MSDNRPALLTDHYELTMVSAALRDGTADRRCVFEVFTRRLPSGRRYGVVAGTARLVELIRDFRFDPTEVDFLRRTGVVDEAAAAWLTDYRFTGDIDGYAEGELFFPGSPILTVSGGFAECVVLETLVLSVLNHDSAVAAAAARMVTAARGRTLIEMGSRRAHEEAAVAAARAAYLAGFRFTSNLAAGARYGIPTAGTAAHAFTLLHDDERAAFASQVATLGKDTTLLVDTYDISQGIRNAIAVAGPELRAVRIDSGDLAVIAQQSRELLDSLGATETKIIVSGDLDEYAIAALAAEPVDMYGAGTAVVTGSGAPTAGLVYKLVEVEGRPVVKRSEQKATIGGRKVAVRRHKPTGTATEEIIVPQGVPDRKPNDRMLQHSYVVGGEPVSLPTLDQSREHLRECLISIPWEGLKLSAGDPAVPVTVVPAG from the coding sequence GTGAGCGACAACCGACCCGCGCTGCTGACCGACCACTACGAGCTGACCATGGTCAGCGCGGCACTGCGGGACGGCACCGCCGACCGCCGGTGTGTCTTCGAGGTGTTCACCCGCCGGCTGCCCAGTGGCCGCCGGTACGGCGTGGTCGCCGGCACCGCCCGGCTGGTCGAGCTGATCCGCGACTTCCGGTTCGACCCCACCGAGGTCGACTTCCTGCGCCGGACCGGCGTGGTCGACGAAGCGGCCGCCGCGTGGCTCACCGACTACCGCTTCACCGGCGACATCGACGGGTACGCCGAGGGTGAGCTGTTCTTTCCCGGCTCACCGATCCTCACCGTCTCCGGGGGCTTCGCCGAGTGCGTGGTGCTCGAGACACTGGTGCTCTCCGTGCTGAACCATGACAGCGCGGTGGCCGCGGCGGCGGCACGCATGGTGACCGCGGCACGGGGCCGGACGCTCATCGAGATGGGCTCGCGTCGGGCGCACGAGGAGGCCGCGGTGGCCGCGGCGCGGGCCGCGTACCTGGCCGGCTTCCGGTTCACGTCCAACCTCGCCGCCGGCGCGCGTTACGGCATCCCGACGGCGGGCACGGCGGCGCACGCGTTCACCCTGCTGCACGACGACGAGCGGGCGGCGTTCGCCTCGCAGGTCGCCACGCTGGGCAAGGACACCACGCTGCTGGTCGACACGTACGACATCAGCCAGGGCATCCGCAACGCGATCGCGGTGGCCGGGCCGGAGCTGCGAGCCGTCCGGATCGACTCGGGTGACCTGGCCGTGATCGCCCAGCAATCCCGGGAACTGCTCGACTCGCTGGGCGCCACCGAAACCAAGATCATCGTGTCCGGCGACCTCGACGAGTACGCGATCGCCGCGCTGGCCGCCGAACCGGTGGACATGTACGGCGCCGGCACGGCAGTCGTCACCGGCTCCGGAGCGCCGACCGCCGGGCTGGTCTACAAGCTCGTCGAGGTCGAGGGACGGCCGGTGGTGAAGCGCTCCGAGCAGAAGGCGACGATCGGCGGTCGTAAGGTCGCGGTCCGCCGGCACAAGCCGACCGGCACCGCCACGGAGGAGATCATCGTCCCGCAGGGTGTGCCGGACCGGAAGCCCAACGACCGCATGCTCCAGCACTCGTACGTGGTCGGCGGCGAGCCGGTGTCGTTGCCCACCCTCGACCAGTCCCGGGAGCACCTGCGGGAGTGCCTGATCTCCATCCCCTGGGAGGGGTTGAAACTGTCGGCCGGCGACCCGGCCGTGCCGGTCACCGTCGTACCCGCTGGCTGA
- a CDS encoding LuxR family transcriptional regulator — protein sequence MSRWEFVGRTDELNRLLAAVTGEAGRGLFFSGSAGIGKSRLLREGVNALPTDRFAIWSIAASATTAALPFGGLVQVLPAEQPQGLSPAGILRWALNVLQQQAAGRRIVLAIDDAHLLDPPSAALVHLVARAENATVVGTLRDGEQIPLPIRALWTDDLVEHVELSPMPQEETAGLLAAILGGPVDAGSSDRLGELSAGNPLLLRELVHAASGSAELKRTYGIWKWTGRLELAPNLTDLIDTRVGKLTDGVRAVVELVAFGEPLGLHLLKQAADQADVETAEERGLISVIQHDRRTDVRLAHPLYGEVMRRRCPVSRTRRLQAHLAELLEQVGKRRRDDLLRVAVWRLDSGTAQDPALLLDAAVQAFTRYDVPLATRLARAALNADGGSDAAELLATILMFADRPEEAIGVLDAVTPEPGDERRLCRWLTVRGMVSYWGLSRQSTVEEIASRVEQLGDSADRSRVHAFEAIMRLHGMDTTTAVRLSQRVLDRPAAGVAARELARSTIAYVQAAQGQLNRSGTAIAQVHSAAANWRTDMPYLQLALELARGTRLMLTGDLAGIDAIVADEFADLAGAGDFRLGTGYLAILQAYAARMRGQSDAAMRTALGACAVLATSRVYAGLAQAERAQSAALRGDAAQATAAMAEADRTHAPGMAVLYPWLEQARGAALAASGDLPGAVKHLGDLVDRLRADGFAGHEVHVLHDLVRLDQASMAVGPTCSDGGRRTVAQRLAELSERVDGVLPPLLARHARAAVTDSATDLLAVADDYAALELTVYAAEATSQAVQRLRRQHSAAVNDARERLAGLLGRCDLIRTPALHAGAPVLTEREWQVARLAAHGAPSRAIAERLYLSARTVENHLQRIYAKLGVTGRTELWAALRSIPGHEGGDAG from the coding sequence ATGAGTCGATGGGAGTTCGTCGGCCGGACGGACGAGCTGAACCGCCTGCTGGCGGCGGTGACCGGCGAGGCTGGGCGCGGGCTCTTCTTCAGCGGCAGCGCAGGCATCGGCAAGAGCCGGTTACTGCGCGAGGGCGTCAACGCGTTGCCCACCGACCGGTTCGCGATCTGGTCCATCGCGGCCAGCGCCACCACCGCCGCGCTGCCGTTCGGTGGGCTGGTGCAGGTCCTCCCCGCCGAGCAACCCCAGGGCCTGTCCCCCGCCGGCATCCTGCGCTGGGCCCTCAACGTGCTGCAACAGCAGGCGGCGGGCCGACGCATCGTGCTCGCCATCGACGACGCCCACCTGCTCGACCCGCCCTCGGCGGCGCTGGTGCACCTGGTCGCCCGTGCGGAGAACGCCACAGTGGTCGGCACCCTGCGCGACGGCGAGCAGATTCCGCTGCCGATCCGCGCACTCTGGACCGACGACCTGGTCGAGCACGTCGAGCTGAGCCCGATGCCACAGGAGGAGACGGCGGGGCTGCTGGCGGCCATCCTCGGCGGCCCGGTCGACGCCGGCTCATCCGACCGGCTCGGTGAGCTCTCGGCCGGCAACCCGCTGCTGTTACGCGAGCTGGTGCACGCCGCCAGCGGCAGCGCCGAGCTGAAGCGCACCTACGGGATCTGGAAGTGGACCGGGCGGCTGGAGTTGGCGCCCAACCTCACCGACCTGATCGACACCCGGGTCGGCAAGCTCACCGACGGCGTCCGCGCCGTCGTCGAGCTGGTGGCGTTCGGCGAACCACTCGGTCTGCACCTGCTCAAGCAGGCGGCCGACCAGGCGGATGTGGAGACCGCCGAGGAACGCGGCCTGATCAGTGTGATCCAGCACGACCGGCGGACCGACGTCCGGTTGGCCCACCCGCTCTACGGCGAGGTGATGCGCCGCCGCTGCCCGGTCAGCCGCACCCGCCGCCTCCAGGCGCACCTCGCGGAGTTGCTCGAACAGGTCGGCAAGCGCCGCCGCGACGACCTGCTGCGGGTGGCGGTCTGGCGCCTCGACTCGGGCACCGCACAGGACCCGGCGCTGCTGCTGGATGCCGCGGTCCAGGCGTTCACCCGCTACGACGTGCCGCTGGCCACCCGCCTGGCGCGCGCCGCGCTCAACGCCGACGGCGGTTCGGACGCGGCGGAGCTGCTGGCCACGATCCTGATGTTCGCCGACCGGCCCGAGGAGGCGATCGGAGTCCTCGACGCGGTGACCCCCGAACCCGGCGACGAACGGCGACTCTGCCGCTGGCTGACGGTGCGCGGGATGGTCAGCTACTGGGGGTTGAGCCGACAGTCCACGGTGGAGGAGATCGCGAGTCGGGTCGAGCAACTGGGCGACTCCGCCGACCGGTCCCGGGTGCACGCCTTCGAGGCGATCATGCGTCTGCACGGGATGGACACGACGACGGCCGTGCGACTCAGCCAACGCGTCCTCGACCGACCGGCGGCCGGCGTCGCCGCCCGCGAACTGGCGCGCTCCACCATCGCGTACGTGCAGGCCGCTCAGGGCCAGCTCAACCGCAGCGGTACGGCGATCGCCCAGGTGCACTCCGCCGCCGCCAACTGGCGCACCGACATGCCGTACCTGCAGTTGGCACTGGAACTGGCCCGGGGCACCCGACTCATGCTCACCGGCGACCTTGCCGGGATCGACGCGATCGTCGCCGACGAGTTCGCCGACCTCGCCGGTGCCGGTGACTTCCGGCTCGGCACCGGCTACCTCGCCATCCTCCAGGCGTACGCGGCCCGGATGCGTGGGCAGAGCGACGCGGCCATGCGGACCGCCCTGGGCGCCTGCGCGGTGCTGGCCACCAGCCGGGTCTACGCCGGTCTGGCCCAGGCCGAGCGCGCCCAGTCGGCGGCGCTCCGCGGTGACGCCGCGCAGGCGACCGCGGCGATGGCCGAGGCGGACCGCACCCACGCGCCGGGCATGGCGGTGCTGTATCCGTGGTTGGAGCAGGCCCGGGGCGCGGCCCTCGCCGCGTCGGGCGACCTGCCGGGCGCGGTCAAGCACCTCGGCGACCTGGTGGACCGGTTGCGCGCGGATGGCTTCGCCGGGCACGAGGTGCACGTCCTGCACGACCTGGTGCGGCTGGACCAGGCGAGCATGGCGGTCGGTCCCACCTGCTCCGACGGTGGCCGCCGGACAGTGGCCCAGCGCCTCGCCGAGCTCTCCGAACGGGTCGACGGGGTGCTCCCGCCGCTGCTGGCCCGGCACGCCCGCGCCGCGGTGACCGACTCGGCCACCGACCTGCTCGCGGTCGCCGACGACTACGCCGCCCTGGAGTTGACCGTGTACGCGGCCGAGGCCACCTCCCAGGCCGTGCAGCGGTTGCGCCGGCAGCACTCGGCAGCGGTCAACGACGCGCGGGAGCGCCTGGCCGGGTTGCTCGGGCGTTGTGACCTGATCCGGACGCCGGCGCTGCACGCCGGGGCGCCGGTGCTCACCGAGCGGGAATGGCAGGTGGCCCGTCTCGCCGCACACGGCGCTCCCAGCCGGGCCATCGCCGAACGCCTCTACCTCTCGGCCCGCACGGTGGAGAACCACCTCCAGCGGATCTACGCCAAGCTCGGCGTGACCGGCCGCACCGAGCTGTGGGCGGCGTTGCGCTCGATCCCGGGCCACGAGGGCGGCGACGCGGGCTGA